A window of Cytobacillus sp. FSL H8-0458 genomic DNA:
AACAGCTTCAAATAAGTTCTTGCATTATTCGGCAGGTGAATTTCCCTTGCGTAGTATTCATTTTCCGTATAGGTAGCAAAAGAACGGGTTTCAAACCCGGAAATAAACCTGGTGATCTCTCCTTTGTATTCATTTTGAATGTAATGGATTCTTTTAATTATTGTGGGGTCATCAGAGCCATCATAATTAGCAAGCCTTGCCTGCCGGAATGCGGGGACAGATGACAGGTTATCAGTAAGAGCAAGTGCATGTCCGTATGCTTTGTCATGACCCTCATAAATTGGCCGAATATCGGCATTCTCCATTAAATCCACTAATCGCAAGTCCTCATTTTTTAAATAGGGCGGTCTAAAAATCTGTCTGGAAAGCTTAAGCTCATTAAATGAATCACAAATAAATGAAGTGAAAAAATACCACTGGCCGTTGTCATCCAGGCTGATATCATAATCCTCCCCATCTTTTTCAACCCGGTAATCAATAAAGCGGTCTTTACGGTCGAACGTAAAATCAAATTGTTCTTTTTCTAATGGTTTAAATCCATATGGAGTTTGAATCGGTACACAGATTTCTGAAAAGAATTGGTTCTTCATGCTGACCCACACCTTACATTTGTTTTATTCTGCTATAGAAAATACCCTGCAGATTTCTTTATCATGCCAAAAAGAGAGGATAATTTTCTTTAGTTATACAAAAATAATAAAAATCGAATGGAAAGGACATTGAGTATGAAAAAATGCATTTATCTTTTCTTCTGTGTGGCTGTGTTCTGGCAATTGAATTGGAACGATGCACATGCCGAAAATAATCCCCGCAATATTTATGAGGTAAAGCAGGGGGATACCCTGACATTAATTGCAAAAAAATATGAATCAACAGCAGGGGACTTAAAACTATTTAACGGCCTGCAGTCAGACAGGCTTTTGGTCGGGCAAAAGCTGCGTGTTCCGATCATGTATAAAGTGGCACCCGGAGATACACTCTGGAGGCTGGCGGAAAAATACGATTCAAGTGTGCCGATTATTAAGACAGCAAATGGACTATCCTCCAATGCTATAAATACCGGGCAAAAATTAATAATTATTCCAAAGAAATTAGCCATGGATGGTAAGTTCGTCCTTATGACAAGAGAGGAATTCCGGGATTGGATTTTCAATCAGAAATTCACGAGAAAAGTGGCCAAGGTTCAGCAGCATCACACCTATCAGCCATCATACAAACAGTTCAATGGCACAAATCATTTTGCGATAATGAAGGGGATGGAGGAGTATCATGTAGGCGGCATGAAATGGAGCATGATCAGCCAGCAGCTGACCACTTTCCCGGATGGAAAGGTGGCAGTGGGAAGGCCGTTCGATATTGCCCCGGAAGGATCATTCGGCCTGCAAAATAAAGAAGCGATGCACAAGATCGAAGCAGATGCGATAGCAATCGAAAATCTCGGTGATTTTGATTCCAATCAAATGACTGCAGAACAAAAAGAAACGATCGTGACTGTCACAGCTCTCCTGATGCTGAAATATGGCCTTGCGCCATCCATTGACACTATCACCTATCACCATTGGTGGGATATAAACTCGGGTGAGAGGGTACTGGATAACAGCCATGGGCATGCCGTAAAAACCTGCCCTGGCACTGAATTTTTTGGCGGGAATTCGACTGCAAGCGCTAAGAAAAATTTTTATCCTCTGGTCAGAAAAAAAATACAGGAGATCAGAGCAGCCATGCATTAACAGGAAGAACCCGCAGACAAGATGCGGGTTTTTCTCATCGCTTCTTCTTTTTCTTTTTATCATCCTCTGCTGCAAGCTTCGCTTTATTTACACTTTCAAGCTCTACCTGTACATGAATTTTACTTTCCTCTACTGACGTTACACTGGTTACCTTGCCTTTGCGTCCTTTGATTCTAACCTCTTCTCCTTCATTTGGAACACTACTGCGAAGCTGATTTAATAAAACATTTTTCCCATCAAGATAATAAACCGTAAACATTCTCATCTCACCTTTGTCTATGGAATGTGGTACAAGTTCCTGCACCATTTCTATAAAATATAGACTAAGGGATAAAAATAGACCGGTTTTTTTAAAAAATGCTTGCGAACATTTGTTCCTAATAGTAAAATCAACCTTGTAATAAATGTTAAGAAAAATGAAAATATTAGGGGGCCGATGAAAATGACAGTCAAAGTGATTCCTTATTTGGTGATGGACGGAAATGCGAATGAAGCAATTGAATTTTACAGAGAAGCGCTGGAAGCGGAAGTTCTATATAAGCAAACATTTGGGGAAGGTCCCGATAACCCTGAATATCCTCTTCCAGAAGAAGCAAAGAACCGCATTATGCATGCCACTGTAAAGGTTGGTGAGAACGAACTAATGTTTAGCGATACATTCCCTGGCCAGAAACATCAATTAGGCAATCAGGTGACCATTTGCCTTTCTGCATCAGATCCTGAAAAATCGAAGAAATTTTATGTTGCACTTCAGCAGGGCGGGCAAGTGACCATGCCCCTTCAGGAAACATTTTTTAGCCCTGCATATGGCAGTGTAATCGACAAATTCGGAGTGCATTTTCAAATTTATACAGAGGGTGAGCATTAATTCGGTCAGAAAAATAGAAACCCTCCATAAAATAGGAGTTAAATAATGAGCATCGTTAATTATCTTGGCTGTAATATTATACTGCCTGCAAGTGATCCTGAGAGTGATGAAGAAATCATTATTGGTGATTTCTTCTCTGATGAAGAAATGAGAGCTGAGGTACATAAACACCTGTCAGCAAAATATATCTACGAAGTAACTTCCAGACAGCACGGCAGTATTTGGTTTAATAAATACTACAAACAGGATTATCCAAAAGGTCACGAAGAAGGGCAGCAAATTTTTAGGTCATTATGTGCTTTTCTAGATCAGCGCCTTGCATCAGGGGATTATTGTGAACTGTATACCTGCTGGGTTGGAGACGAATCGGAGGAACCTGAGTACAAGGACTGTATTAACCTTCATGATTTTGATATCGATAAGATTGGAGTGTATGAAAAGTCTTTGCTTGTCATTAACAAATAAATGTCTGTATGAGCCATTCCTCTGTGTAGGAGGAAATGGCTTTTTTTAATGAACTTGTTCAATTTTGGCTTGGTCATACTTTCAAACAAAAAGAGGAATTTTTATGATTATAAAACCAAAACAATACATAGTTAAAAATGTGAGCTATAAGATAAGATCTGCTGTCGAGGAAGATGCAAAGGAACTGTCTAAAGTTAGAGTGCAGATTGATGGAGAAACGGAGAACATGGACCGGGAAGCAGGTGAGGCATACATAGATGAAACAGGTTTTATTGAGTTA
This region includes:
- a CDS encoding LysM peptidoglycan-binding domain-containing protein; translated protein: MKKCIYLFFCVAVFWQLNWNDAHAENNPRNIYEVKQGDTLTLIAKKYESTAGDLKLFNGLQSDRLLVGQKLRVPIMYKVAPGDTLWRLAEKYDSSVPIIKTANGLSSNAINTGQKLIIIPKKLAMDGKFVLMTREEFRDWIFNQKFTRKVAKVQQHHTYQPSYKQFNGTNHFAIMKGMEEYHVGGMKWSMISQQLTTFPDGKVAVGRPFDIAPEGSFGLQNKEAMHKIEADAIAIENLGDFDSNQMTAEQKETIVTVTALLMLKYGLAPSIDTITYHHWWDINSGERVLDNSHGHAVKTCPGTEFFGGNSTASAKKNFYPLVRKKIQEIRAAMH
- a CDS encoding VOC family protein; this translates as MTVKVIPYLVMDGNANEAIEFYREALEAEVLYKQTFGEGPDNPEYPLPEEAKNRIMHATVKVGENELMFSDTFPGQKHQLGNQVTICLSASDPEKSKKFYVALQQGGQVTMPLQETFFSPAYGSVIDKFGVHFQIYTEGEH